A single Pantoea rwandensis DNA region contains:
- a CDS encoding sugar kinase, with translation MMKQLDVVTIGEAMAMFIAQQSGDLAAAEGFVKRIAGAELNVAIGLARLGLQVGWVSRVGDDSFGRFTLQQLEKEKVDHHCVTTDSRYRTGFQLKSRVDDGSDPEVEYFRAGSAASHLSPQDFDADYFGGARHLHLSGVAAAISDSSLELTKHAAKEMRSRGKTISFDPNLRPVLWRSEEEMRKQLNLLAEYADWVLPGEKEGFILTGYRQPEAIADFYLDKGARAVVIKTGCDGAWYKTADGEKGNVAPILVDNVVDTVGAGDGFAVGLISALLEGKSLPQAILRGNKIGSLAIQVAGDSEGLPTRAALGDF, from the coding sequence ATGATGAAGCAACTGGATGTGGTCACGATTGGCGAAGCGATGGCGATGTTTATCGCTCAGCAAAGTGGGGATCTCGCCGCCGCAGAGGGCTTCGTCAAACGTATTGCCGGTGCCGAACTGAATGTGGCCATCGGACTGGCGCGTCTCGGTTTGCAGGTCGGTTGGGTCAGCCGTGTCGGCGATGACAGTTTCGGCCGTTTTACCCTGCAACAGCTGGAGAAAGAGAAGGTCGATCACCACTGTGTGACCACGGATAGCCGCTATCGCACCGGTTTTCAGCTCAAGTCGCGCGTTGATGACGGTTCCGATCCTGAAGTGGAATATTTCCGCGCAGGCTCCGCTGCCAGCCATCTCTCGCCGCAGGATTTTGATGCGGATTACTTCGGCGGCGCGCGTCACCTGCACCTGAGCGGCGTGGCCGCCGCTATCTCCGACAGCTCGCTTGAGTTGACCAAACATGCGGCCAAAGAGATGCGTTCGCGCGGCAAAACCATCTCCTTCGATCCGAATTTGCGCCCGGTGTTATGGCGCAGCGAGGAGGAGATGCGTAAGCAGCTGAATCTGCTGGCAGAGTACGCAGACTGGGTGCTGCCGGGTGAGAAAGAGGGGTTCATTCTGACCGGCTATCGTCAGCCAGAAGCCATCGCCGATTTCTATCTGGATAAAGGTGCACGGGCGGTGGTGATCAAAACCGGCTGCGACGGCGCCTGGTACAAAACCGCCGACGGTGAAAAGGGCAATGTCGCTCCGATTCTCGTCGATAACGTGGTGGATACCGTGGGCGCGGGCGATGGTTTTGCCGTGGGCCTGATCAGCGCACTGCTGGAAGGCAAATCGCTGCCGCAGGCGATTCTGCGCGGTAACAAGATTGGTTCGCTGGCGATTCAGGTCGCGGGCGACAGTGAAGGGCTGCCGACGCGCGCAGCGCTGGGCGATTTTTAA
- a CDS encoding MFS transporter — MKSQTIAPKRWWFIMPIVFITYSLAYLDRANFSFASAAGINDDLGITKGMSSLLGALFFLGYFFFQIPGAVYAERRSVKKLIFWCLILWGGCASLTGVVSNIPMLAAIRFVLGVVEAAVMPAMLIYISNWFTKSERSRANTFLILGNPVTVLWMSVVSGYLINAFGWREMFIFEGIPAVIWAVAWWFLVQDKPAQAKWMSDEEKSALQAQLQKEQEGIKAVRNYGEAFRNRNVIILCMQYFAWSIGVYGFVLWLPSILRNGTQMGMVEAGWLSAVPYLVATIAMVVVSWASDKMQNRKRFVWPLLLIGALAFLGSYLVGSSHFWLSYALLVIAGGAMYAPYGPFFALITEMLPRNVAGGAMALINSMGALGSFIGSWIVGYLNGATGSPAASYIFMGAALLVSVWLTLIVKPAENKTAPIHGAKHA, encoded by the coding sequence ATGAAATCGCAGACAATCGCGCCAAAACGCTGGTGGTTTATCATGCCCATCGTGTTTATCACCTACAGTCTGGCGTATCTGGACCGGGCGAACTTTAGCTTCGCCTCTGCCGCAGGGATTAATGACGATCTCGGCATCACCAAAGGCATGTCATCGCTGCTGGGTGCCCTGTTCTTCCTTGGCTATTTCTTCTTCCAGATCCCCGGCGCGGTGTATGCCGAACGCCGCAGCGTGAAGAAGCTGATTTTCTGGTGCCTGATTTTGTGGGGCGGCTGTGCCTCGTTAACCGGCGTGGTGAGCAACATTCCAATGCTGGCCGCGATTCGTTTTGTGCTCGGCGTGGTGGAAGCAGCGGTGATGCCGGCAATGCTGATTTACATCAGCAACTGGTTCACCAAATCGGAACGCTCGCGCGCCAACACCTTCTTGATCCTCGGCAATCCGGTCACGGTACTGTGGATGTCGGTGGTTTCCGGCTATCTGATTAATGCCTTCGGCTGGCGTGAAATGTTTATCTTCGAAGGTATCCCGGCGGTGATCTGGGCCGTGGCCTGGTGGTTCCTGGTGCAGGACAAGCCAGCACAGGCCAAATGGATGAGCGACGAAGAGAAATCTGCCCTGCAGGCGCAGTTGCAGAAAGAGCAGGAAGGCATCAAAGCGGTGCGCAACTATGGCGAAGCCTTCCGTAATCGCAACGTGATCATTCTGTGCATGCAATATTTTGCCTGGAGCATTGGCGTGTACGGTTTCGTACTGTGGCTGCCTTCGATTCTGCGCAACGGCACGCAGATGGGCATGGTAGAAGCGGGCTGGCTGTCGGCGGTGCCTTATCTGGTGGCGACCATTGCGATGGTCGTGGTGTCGTGGGCATCTGACAAAATGCAGAACCGTAAGCGGTTTGTCTGGCCACTGCTGCTGATTGGGGCGCTGGCGTTCCTTGGCTCCTATCTGGTCGGCTCCAGCCACTTCTGGCTGTCGTATGCCTTGCTGGTGATTGCCGGTGGTGCCATGTATGCCCCTTACGGCCCGTTCTTCGCCCTGATTACTGAAATGCTGCCACGCAATGTTGCCGGCGGTGCCATGGCACTGATTAACAGCATGGGCGCACTCGGTTCCTTCATCGGATCGTGGATTGTAGGCTATCTTAATGGCGCGACCGGCAGTCCTGCCGCCTCTTACATCTTTATGGGTGCCGCGCTGCTGGTGTCGGTGTGGCTGACGTTAATCGTCAAACCCGCCGAGAACAAGACAGCACCGATTCATGGGGCGAAGCACGCCTGA
- the ghrB gene encoding glyoxylate/hydroxypyruvate reductase GhrB, whose amino-acid sequence MKPAVILYKSLPDDLRAKLDAHFTVTEVHDVSPETVQQHAAQFAQAEGLLGSGGKVNGDLLAKMPALRACSTVSVGYDNFDVEALNQCNVLLMHTPTVLTETVADTMMALVLSTARRVTELDQWVKGGEWKKSIGPEHFGIDVHHKTLGILGMGRIGLALAQRAHFGFGMNILYNARRQHEEAETRFGARACDLETLLKESDFVCISLPLTEQTHHMIGAAQLKMMKSSAILINAGRGPVVDQEALTAALKDGTIHAAGLDVFEVEPVPADAEILKLPNVVALPHIGSATHETRYGMARDAVDNLIAALSGKVEKNCVNPQIQA is encoded by the coding sequence ATGAAACCTGCTGTGATTCTTTATAAGAGCCTGCCAGACGATCTGCGCGCTAAACTGGATGCCCATTTTACCGTCACCGAAGTGCATGACGTTTCCCCCGAAACCGTGCAACAGCATGCCGCACAGTTTGCGCAAGCCGAGGGTTTGCTCGGCTCAGGCGGTAAAGTCAATGGTGATCTGCTGGCAAAGATGCCCGCATTGCGCGCCTGCTCTACCGTTTCCGTGGGCTATGACAATTTCGATGTTGAAGCACTGAACCAGTGCAATGTACTGCTGATGCACACGCCAACGGTTCTGACCGAAACCGTGGCCGATACCATGATGGCACTGGTGCTGAGCACCGCCCGTCGCGTCACCGAATTGGATCAATGGGTTAAAGGGGGTGAGTGGAAGAAAAGCATCGGGCCAGAGCATTTTGGTATCGATGTGCATCACAAAACGCTGGGTATTCTCGGCATGGGACGTATCGGCCTGGCGCTGGCGCAGCGTGCGCACTTCGGCTTCGGCATGAATATTCTTTACAACGCACGACGTCAGCATGAAGAGGCGGAAACCCGCTTCGGTGCACGCGCCTGCGATCTTGAAACGCTGCTGAAAGAGAGTGATTTTGTTTGCATCAGCCTGCCGCTGACTGAGCAGACACATCATATGATTGGCGCTGCGCAGCTCAAGATGATGAAATCCAGCGCCATCCTGATTAATGCCGGTCGTGGTCCCGTGGTAGATCAAGAGGCGCTGACCGCCGCACTGAAAGACGGCACGATTCACGCTGCCGGTCTGGATGTGTTTGAAGTGGAGCCGGTGCCCGCTGATGCGGAGATCCTCAAGCTGCCGAACGTTGTGGCGCTGCCGCACATCGGTTCAGCCACTCATGAAACGCGTTACGGCATGGCGCGTGATGCGGTGGACAATCTGATTGCTGCGCTGAGCGGCAAAGTCGAGAAAAACTGCGTTAACCCGCAAATCCAGGCCTAA
- a CDS encoding valine--pyruvate transaminase encodes MSFSQFGDKFTQHSGISRLMEDMGEGLRTPGTIMLGGGNPAQIPAINDYFNQLLLQMHQDGKLSEALCNYDGPRGKTLLLDALANMLREELGWPITAQNIALTNGSQSAFFYLFNLFAGRRADGSKKRVLFPLAPEYLGYADAGLEEDLFVSARPNIELLPEGQFKYHVDFDHLPLNEDVGLICVSRPTNPTGNVITDDELMQLDALAQQHGVPLLIDNAYGVPFPGIIFSEARPLWNPNTILCMSLSKLGLPGARCGIIVADESTISAIGNMNGIISLAPGSIGPAIATEMIVRGDLLRLSEEVIKPFYQAKVSETIAILRRYLPEDRCLIHKPEGAIFLWLWFRDLPISTEALYQRLKARGVLMVPGHFFFPGLEQEWPHTHQCMRMNYVPDAEKIERAVQILAEELEMIANEA; translated from the coding sequence ATGTCCTTTTCTCAGTTCGGCGACAAATTTACTCAACATTCCGGCATCTCACGTCTGATGGAAGACATGGGTGAAGGCCTGCGCACGCCTGGCACCATTATGCTCGGCGGCGGCAACCCGGCGCAGATCCCGGCCATCAATGACTACTTCAATCAGTTACTGCTACAGATGCATCAGGATGGCAAACTGAGCGAAGCACTGTGCAACTACGATGGTCCGCGCGGCAAAACGCTGCTGCTGGATGCGCTGGCGAACATGCTGCGTGAAGAGCTGGGCTGGCCGATCACCGCGCAAAATATTGCGCTGACGAATGGCAGCCAGAGCGCGTTCTTCTATCTGTTCAACCTGTTTGCTGGCCGTCGCGCTGACGGCAGTAAAAAGCGCGTGCTGTTCCCGCTGGCGCCGGAATATCTCGGTTACGCCGATGCCGGACTGGAAGAAGATCTGTTTGTTTCCGCCAGGCCAAACATTGAGCTGCTGCCCGAGGGCCAGTTCAAGTATCACGTTGATTTCGACCATCTGCCGCTGAATGAGGACGTGGGCCTGATTTGCGTGTCGCGCCCGACCAACCCAACCGGCAACGTGATCACCGATGACGAGCTGATGCAGTTGGATGCGCTGGCACAGCAGCATGGCGTGCCTCTCCTGATCGATAACGCCTACGGAGTGCCCTTCCCCGGCATTATCTTCAGCGAAGCCCGTCCGCTGTGGAACCCAAATACCATTCTGTGTATGAGCCTGTCGAAACTTGGCCTGCCGGGTGCACGTTGCGGCATTATCGTTGCCGATGAAAGCACGATTAGCGCGATTGGTAACATGAACGGCATCATCAGCTTAGCGCCAGGCAGCATCGGCCCGGCGATTGCCACTGAAATGATTGTGCGCGGTGATTTGCTGCGTCTGTCGGAAGAGGTGATCAAGCCGTTTTATCAGGCCAAGGTAAGCGAGACGATTGCCATTCTGCGCCGCTATCTGCCGGAAGATCGCTGCCTGATCCACAAACCCGAAGGCGCGATTTTCCTTTGGTTGTGGTTCCGCGATCTGCCGATCAGCACCGAAGCGTTGTATCAGCGCCTGAAAGCGCGCGGCGTGCTGATGGTGCCGGGCCACTTCTTCTTCCCCGGTCTGGAACAGGAATGGCCGCATACGCATCAGTGCATGCGCATGAACTATGTGCCGGACGCGGAGAAAATTGAACGCGCGGTGCAGATTCTGGCGGAAGAGCTGGAAATGATAGCTAACGAGGCTTAA
- a CDS encoding PLP-dependent aminotransferase family protein, whose protein sequence is MADGTGEQESQSSRYRQIAEQIKQAIHSGSLPPDSRLPSVRTLATQYSVSMTTALKTLRTLEDEHYAVARPKSGFFVAPRQVPRALPAAIHSEQPREVAPLDEQTELHLAMLGSDCRVRLDLANGDISLYPVKKIGLLMRQMGYSKPALLGNTVKGTGYAPLKAEIARRAVDYGCNISADDILITNGCIEAISLALRATTRPGDIVAVESPCYFVLLQMLHNLNLRVIEVEAGPEGYVNVSKLTALFQRKAVQAYLTINNINNPLGKSIPNEQKAYIARQADENDVVIIEDDIFGDTAFGDRRPFPMRAFSPNAILCSGFSKTVAPGIRIGWVHSSNYMRKIASLKYTTSMGTSVLSQAAIAELLRSGGYDAHLRKLRRELKNQIHHMRQAVLRYFPAGTRVSDPEGGYVLWVEMPIQSLNVRALFLKARNAGIGIAPGHIFATDHRYDHCFRLNAGFGWNAEVEQAIKQLAEWCQLSLTAD, encoded by the coding sequence ATGGCGGATGGAACGGGTGAACAGGAGAGTCAGAGTAGTCGTTACCGTCAGATTGCAGAGCAGATAAAGCAGGCGATTCACAGCGGATCGTTGCCGCCCGATAGCCGTTTACCGTCGGTACGTACACTAGCGACACAGTACAGCGTCAGCATGACCACCGCCCTGAAAACATTACGGACGCTGGAGGATGAACACTATGCGGTGGCGCGTCCCAAGTCCGGCTTTTTTGTTGCACCCCGTCAGGTTCCCAGGGCGTTACCCGCAGCCATCCACAGCGAACAGCCGCGTGAAGTCGCCCCGCTGGATGAGCAAACCGAGCTGCATCTGGCGATGCTGGGCTCCGATTGTCGTGTGCGGCTGGATCTGGCCAATGGCGATATCTCGCTCTATCCGGTCAAGAAAATTGGATTGCTGATGCGCCAGATGGGCTACAGCAAACCGGCGCTGCTCGGAAACACGGTGAAAGGCACCGGCTATGCGCCGCTCAAAGCCGAGATTGCACGCCGCGCGGTGGATTATGGCTGCAATATCAGCGCTGATGACATCCTGATCACCAACGGCTGCATCGAAGCTATCTCACTGGCTCTGCGCGCCACGACCCGCCCCGGTGATATCGTGGCAGTGGAATCGCCGTGCTACTTCGTGCTGTTGCAGATGCTGCATAACCTCAATCTGCGCGTGATTGAAGTGGAAGCCGGGCCGGAAGGTTATGTTAACGTCAGCAAGCTCACCGCGCTGTTTCAGCGTAAAGCGGTGCAGGCCTATCTCACCATCAACAACATCAATAATCCGCTGGGGAAAAGCATTCCCAACGAGCAGAAGGCTTATATTGCGCGTCAGGCCGATGAGAATGATGTGGTGATTATTGAGGACGATATCTTTGGTGATACGGCCTTTGGCGATCGCCGTCCGTTCCCGATGCGCGCCTTCAGCCCGAATGCCATTCTGTGCAGCGGCTTCTCGAAAACGGTGGCGCCCGGTATCCGCATTGGCTGGGTGCACAGCAGTAATTACATGCGCAAAATCGCCTCGCTGAAATACACCACCAGCATGGGCACCTCGGTGCTGTCACAAGCGGCGATTGCCGAACTGCTGCGCAGCGGCGGCTACGATGCGCATCTGCGCAAATTGCGTCGTGAGCTGAAGAATCAAATCCACCATATGCGCCAGGCAGTGTTGCGTTATTTCCCTGCGGGTACGCGTGTATCGGATCCGGAAGGCGGCTATGTGTTGTGGGTGGAAATGCCAATTCAGTCGTTAAACGTGCGCGCACTGTTTCTGAAGGCGCGTAACGCGGGCATCGGCATCGCGCCAGGGCACATCTTTGCCACCGATCATCGCTACGATCACTGTTTCCGGCTGAATGCCGGTTTTGGCTGGAATGCGGAAGTGGAGCAGGCGATCAAACAGCTGGCAGAGTGGTGCCAGCTGTCATTAACGGCGGATTAA
- a CDS encoding ATP-grasp domain-containing protein, translated as MRKIFLQIGATRDGQNPYCAVAKREGYFTVLAEMGDFVDYQSLSIQLPFDLIVRLDRPENPWDVLQACLRAGLLEHPQVVLAGFEAYNTSAGRVRELLAGPDAGPSFIPPDKYAQRMALRKAWPRFPQPEFRFFASPLSIRDARDALLFPCVIKPVDGGGGLGIWLVEEASQLDAVIGKLVETMNYGGRGFSGFIVESWLPGDEYSLQGVVDNGHAVALTCCQKVIEHHIDAEGCISFYESGHVAMAAQQLPAAFASLMSFCCETFGYRQGAFHIDFIMVNGEPHFLEMGFRLSGMGVVNLVEEVTGINWAEVAFQIEAGRGLPVLHFPEQPQAIGRLRLRQRLQFDAAERWIAEHQRGQLLPPLNLPALAVSPRSSLYADLTRHAGILATFRLAADSRDDVLAVFQQILDVPSLATRRDLLCAE; from the coding sequence ATGAGAAAGATTTTCCTGCAGATTGGTGCCACGCGTGACGGGCAAAATCCGTACTGTGCGGTGGCAAAACGCGAGGGCTATTTTACCGTGCTGGCGGAGATGGGCGACTTTGTCGACTATCAAAGCTTAAGCATTCAGCTGCCGTTCGATCTGATTGTGCGTCTCGATCGCCCGGAAAATCCGTGGGATGTGTTACAAGCCTGCCTGCGAGCGGGCTTACTGGAACATCCTCAGGTGGTACTGGCGGGCTTTGAAGCCTACAACACCAGCGCCGGTCGCGTGCGTGAACTGCTGGCCGGGCCGGATGCCGGCCCGAGCTTTATTCCGCCGGATAAGTACGCGCAGCGCATGGCTCTGCGTAAAGCCTGGCCGCGCTTCCCACAGCCGGAGTTTCGCTTCTTTGCCTCACCACTGAGCATTCGTGACGCGCGTGATGCGCTGCTGTTTCCCTGCGTGATCAAACCGGTGGATGGCGGCGGCGGATTAGGGATCTGGCTGGTGGAAGAGGCCAGCCAGCTCGATGCGGTAATCGGCAAGCTGGTGGAGACCATGAACTACGGCGGACGCGGCTTCAGCGGTTTTATCGTCGAAAGCTGGCTACCGGGCGACGAATATTCACTACAAGGTGTGGTGGATAACGGACACGCGGTGGCGCTGACCTGCTGCCAGAAGGTGATCGAGCACCACATAGATGCCGAAGGCTGTATCAGCTTTTACGAATCCGGCCATGTGGCGATGGCCGCGCAACAGCTGCCTGCGGCCTTTGCCAGTTTGATGAGCTTTTGCTGTGAGACCTTTGGCTATCGCCAGGGTGCCTTCCACATCGATTTCATTATGGTGAACGGTGAACCGCACTTCCTGGAAATGGGTTTCCGTTTGTCGGGCATGGGCGTGGTGAATCTGGTCGAGGAAGTCACCGGTATCAACTGGGCAGAGGTGGCGTTTCAGATTGAAGCCGGGCGCGGTTTGCCTGTGCTGCACTTCCCGGAGCAACCCCAGGCTATTGGCCGCCTGCGCCTGCGTCAGCGCCTGCAATTCGACGCTGCGGAGCGCTGGATCGCTGAACATCAGCGCGGTCAGCTACTGCCACCGCTCAATCTGCCCGCGCTTGCCGTCTCGCCGCGATCCTCGTTGTATGCCGATCTCACTCGCCATGCCGGTATTCTCGCCACCTTCCGTCTCGCGGCAGACAGCCGGGACGATGTGCTGGCCGTTTTCCAGCAGATTCTCGACGTTCCGTCTTTAGCCACCCGGAGAGATCTTCTATGTGCAGAATGA
- a CDS encoding class II glutamine amidotransferase, with protein sequence MCRMILAYGQFDAAAVLDAARAMSCGETATHEGPIKQHPNGWGCLWLDQGKMRTLHGTGTFADALPGIDVDALRHSRFLAVHVRHATLSKNHGIEFSHPLWRTSGATQWYMMHNGFLPTVYAQLGMAESRFDSAEYLEYIVDQVTPADFTRDYLRSKMARVAPGGSAANAIFVTRDKAWAWQWHPDDTPYPDYFTLHHYQNNSTTFISSEPIAALGTASDWRRMNNHELHEFPLGE encoded by the coding sequence ATGTGCAGAATGATTCTGGCATATGGCCAGTTTGATGCAGCCGCGGTACTGGACGCCGCTCGCGCGATGAGCTGCGGCGAAACCGCGACCCATGAGGGCCCGATTAAACAGCACCCGAATGGCTGGGGCTGTTTGTGGCTGGATCAGGGAAAGATGCGCACCCTGCATGGCACAGGCACTTTTGCGGATGCGCTGCCCGGCATTGATGTGGATGCTCTGCGTCATAGCCGTTTTCTGGCGGTGCATGTGCGCCACGCCACGCTGAGCAAAAATCATGGCATCGAGTTTTCTCATCCGCTGTGGCGTACCAGCGGTGCTACACAGTGGTACATGATGCACAACGGCTTTTTACCCACGGTTTATGCGCAACTGGGCATGGCGGAATCGCGCTTTGACTCCGCCGAATACCTGGAATACATCGTCGATCAGGTGACGCCTGCCGATTTTACCCGTGACTACCTGCGCAGCAAGATGGCGCGCGTGGCACCGGGCGGCAGTGCGGCTAATGCGATTTTTGTCACCCGGGATAAAGCCTGGGCGTGGCAGTGGCATCCCGATGACACCCCTTATCCTGACTATTTCACGTTGCACCATTATCAAAACAACAGCACCACTTTTATCTCTTCTGAACCTATTGCTGCACTGGGCACGGCGTCTGACTGGCGTCGCATGAACAACCATGAACTTCATGAATTTCCACTTGGGGAGTGA
- a CDS encoding 2OG-Fe(II) oxygenase: MAIFNQIRVIHPKMFVESTWLDDIVTARVPLLVLRNFLTPEVREAVVDDLQQCRDHVRVSRYPNGALTTLGPYLAKHTRAPENYFTELRDIQPALPPSLHCLRDQVYNWVKHSLRLESLHTAREPELGDYAGSIVRFHANGVANPLHNDNIVRDAAGSGLAVTNILHQLSCVVCLQECHAGGELRIFNKKWHPVDERFKTPGELGYQTGVIEQSEACEFSPRSGDIYLFNPAFYHEIDRVEGDTRITMGFFFGLTDKKMKHAIAWS, encoded by the coding sequence ATGGCCATTTTCAATCAGATACGCGTTATCCATCCAAAAATGTTCGTCGAAAGCACCTGGCTGGATGACATCGTGACCGCGCGCGTGCCGCTGTTGGTGCTGCGCAATTTCCTGACGCCTGAAGTGCGTGAAGCGGTGGTGGACGATCTGCAACAGTGCCGCGATCACGTGCGCGTCTCGCGCTATCCGAATGGCGCACTGACCACGCTCGGCCCCTATCTGGCTAAACACACTCGCGCACCAGAAAATTACTTCACCGAGCTGCGCGACATCCAGCCTGCTCTGCCACCGTCACTGCACTGCCTGCGCGATCAGGTTTACAACTGGGTGAAGCACTCATTGCGTCTGGAGAGTCTGCACACTGCCCGCGAGCCGGAGTTGGGCGATTATGCGGGTTCGATTGTGCGCTTTCATGCCAACGGCGTCGCCAATCCACTGCATAACGACAACATCGTACGCGATGCCGCGGGCAGTGGTTTGGCCGTCACCAACATCCTGCACCAACTGAGCTGTGTGGTCTGTTTGCAGGAGTGTCACGCGGGCGGGGAACTGCGGATATTCAACAAGAAGTGGCATCCGGTGGATGAGCGCTTCAAAACGCCAGGTGAACTCGGCTATCAGACTGGCGTCATTGAGCAAAGCGAGGCGTGTGAGTTCTCCCCACGCAGCGGCGATATCTATCTGTTTAATCCTGCGTTTTATCACGAGATTGATCGCGTGGAAGGCGACACGCGCATCACCATGGGCTTTTTCTTTGGCCTGACCGACAAAAAAATGAAGCACGCCATTGCCTGGAGTTAA
- a CDS encoding YbaK/EbsC family protein produces the protein MNTFEKITALLDQHHADYRVVEHEAIGQTDVISSIRGNDLNQAAKAMVLEVTMPDGADARYLLAIVPGDCKINFKSAARAIGGKKSSFAAPEKAQDLTQCVMGAVPPFSFDDRLALRVDTRLRDVGTLWFNAGALERSVALNVDDFFRVVGDDCCADIATPMTATA, from the coding sequence ATGAATACCTTTGAAAAAATCACCGCCCTGCTTGATCAACACCACGCGGACTATCGCGTGGTGGAGCATGAGGCCATCGGCCAGACCGATGTGATCAGCAGCATTCGCGGCAACGATCTCAATCAGGCGGCCAAAGCGATGGTGCTGGAAGTCACGATGCCGGACGGCGCCGATGCGCGCTACCTGCTGGCGATTGTACCAGGTGATTGCAAGATCAACTTCAAAAGTGCCGCGCGCGCCATTGGCGGCAAGAAGTCGAGCTTTGCCGCGCCAGAGAAAGCGCAGGATCTGACGCAGTGTGTGATGGGCGCGGTGCCGCCCTTTAGTTTTGATGACCGACTGGCGTTGCGCGTCGATACGCGCCTGCGTGATGTCGGCACGCTGTGGTTTAACGCCGGTGCGCTGGAACGTTCCGTGGCGCTGAATGTGGATGATTTTTTTCGTGTTGTCGGCGATGACTGTTGTGCAGACATTGCCACTCCGATGACGGCGACTGCCTGA
- a CDS encoding EamA family transporter: protein MSVKDMMLALCVVVVWGVNFVVIKLGLHDMPPFLLAGLRFALVAFPAIFFVKRPQIPLRWLIVYGMTISFGQFAFLFLAIKLGMPAGLASLVLQAQAFFTLLLGALLLAEKLRWNHIAGILVATLGMFMLATAGMEGQTTAGITLTTMMLTLAAALSWGLGNITNKIILRNRKVPVMSLVVWSALVPIVPFFACSWWFDGEAAIVTSLLHISLQTLLALIYLAFIATIVGYAIWGNLLGRYETWRVAPLSLLVPVVGILSAALVLDETLSAQEILGASVIILGLLVNVFGGMVSQRLWVRT, encoded by the coding sequence ATGTCAGTAAAAGATATGATGTTAGCCCTGTGCGTGGTGGTGGTGTGGGGCGTGAATTTCGTGGTGATCAAACTGGGCCTGCACGATATGCCGCCGTTTCTGCTGGCGGGATTGCGTTTTGCGTTAGTGGCGTTTCCGGCGATCTTCTTTGTGAAGCGGCCGCAGATCCCTTTGCGCTGGCTGATTGTGTACGGCATGACCATCAGCTTTGGTCAGTTCGCTTTCTTGTTTCTGGCGATCAAACTCGGCATGCCAGCAGGACTGGCCTCTCTGGTGTTACAGGCGCAGGCGTTCTTTACGCTGCTGCTGGGGGCTTTATTGCTGGCGGAAAAACTGCGCTGGAACCACATCGCCGGGATTTTGGTGGCGACACTTGGCATGTTTATGCTGGCAACAGCGGGCATGGAGGGGCAAACCACTGCTGGGATTACGCTGACCACCATGATGCTGACGCTGGCGGCGGCGCTGTCGTGGGGACTGGGCAATATCACCAACAAGATCATATTGCGTAACCGTAAGGTGCCGGTAATGTCGCTGGTGGTGTGGAGTGCACTGGTGCCGATCGTGCCCTTTTTCGCCTGCTCATGGTGGTTCGATGGCGAGGCAGCGATCGTCACCAGTCTGCTGCATATCTCGTTGCAGACTCTACTGGCGCTGATTTATCTCGCGTTTATTGCCACCATTGTCGGCTATGCGATCTGGGGCAATCTGCTCGGTCGCTATGAGACCTGGCGTGTTGCGCCGCTGTCACTGCTGGTGCCAGTGGTGGGCATCCTCAGTGCCGCGCTGGTGCTCGACGAGACCTTGTCAGCGCAGGAGATTCTCGGCGCATCGGTGATTATACTCGGCCTGCTGGTAAACGTGTTTGGCGGGATGGTAAGCCAGCGATTATGGGTGCGCACCTGA